The DNA window ACTATAGGATAGCATGATGAGAAAAGTGCTTTGTCTTTATTACTGTTTCTTACAAATGCATACATTGTACCCGTCTGACATGTAGGGTTGACATCAGGTGGGTATCTTGAGATGGTTCTGGCATGGCAGAGATGCCTGCCTAGACTGATGCATGGGAGTCTGTTACTATTACATGATCCATATCCACTCATCACATTCAGTGAAGCAACAGGATATGTCATACACCTCCAAATCCTCGGATTTATTGGCCATTGATGAtgagatcatcatcattgccCTCGTCCTCACTTTccccatcctcatcctcatcgctTTCGTCGtactcctcgtcctcgtcatcctcgtcttcatcctcgtcatccgcTTCGTTTTCATTGCGCCTGGACTCAGCAATAACAAGCTGGTTTTGCGCAAGCTCTTGCGCATAGGTTTGTGAAAAGGTCAACTCGTTTTCATGGCCAGGACCAGTTGGGTAAGGGCCCGAGTTTCCATCTTCCATGTAGTCATGCCATGCTTTGGCCTCATCCCACTGTGCACGGGTTACTTGCGGGTTGGAGTTGATGAAGAGTTCAGTAATAGTGGCATTCCATTCCTCTGTATTTTCTCCAAACGTGGCGAGCGGGCTCTCCTCTCTGGTGCCATCGTCTTTGTTGGCGTCGGCCTTCTTTGGATGCTTTCCAAACAGTGAAGGTAATCGGTAACCACGTTCAATTTCTTCGTTTATATCGTACTCGCGGTCGTCGTCTGAGTCGGACTCGGAAGCGCTCTCCCATTCGCCGCGCCAGTTGTACTGGCCTTCTGTCGACCACGCCATGCCTCGCAAGCGCTCGTCGTTGTCGTCTTCTTTGATCTCCTCCTGTACTTCTGGCGAGAGCTCGTTCCAGCGCTTCTTCAAAGCATGCTTGCGCTGCCAGAAATAAGAAGTGTCGACTCTGCCCAActtctcttcttcgtctGAAATATACATATCGTCTTCTGTAGGAACGATGTTCTCTCCTGTCTCGAAATCGATGTAACCCCAGATTACCATCTGGGATATGTGCTTTTCGAGATCAAGTCCACGATAGACCGCTTCGATGGGAAGGAGCTCATCAGGGCGTGAAAGGTGACGGAATCCTTTGCCCCAGCCTTCCATGTGGCCAAGACCAACCTGTCTGAGAGGGACATTGTACGCCTTAGGGTGGTCGTGTAGTAGGATGTTGGTCCAAACACTTCGGGGGAAACGCAGGTCATAGCGTGTCTTGAGCTCCATGAGCTCTGAGAGGTTCGTGTATCTCTGTTTCATTAGTAACTGCCACAGGGGATGGAGCCCTTTCTGTCCCATCATAAGATGAACCATGTCAAGCTTGATAGGATGGAAGAATGGATGATTAAATGCCATAGCGAGCTTGACAAGAAAGAATTGCACGTTGTAGAGGTGCTGATCGGTCCAATACTTCTCATTTCTGAGAAAGAGTTGTCGCTGGCGAGTAGTAGAGATCTCCATGAGCACCCAGAGTCGCAGCAAGGTGCCGTACATTGACTCAGGCATGAGGAAGCCCATGCGGGCCATCATGGCGAGAATCTCTCGACAACAGCACTCGCGAGACAAGACCATCTTGAGATACCGGAAGCCAGGGATCAGACGAGTCCCTTTGGGGTTCAACTTTACGCTGTTCCAGCGGGCCTCGAGATGCTGCGCGTCGTTTACCGCGGACTTGCGGTCCTGCGGATCTCTGATCAACATTTTGCCATAGAGCTTCCAGTGAAAGACCTTTCCGGCTTCGGGAGATTTACTGTCAATCCACATTCGAATGCAGGATAGCATATGGCCATTGATCGCTGAGCGAAAAGATCGACTAGCAATATACAGATTGACGATATCTTGTGGTCGTAGGTGCTTACCAATCTCGATAGCTAGCTCGAGGTTGATGCAAAGGGCAGAGATCATATCGAGACTGGCGTGCTTGAGACTCAGGGTAAGCTCATTCACCTcatctttctttttatcaGCTTCGTAGGGGTCCACGCCGCCGAACATGCCATCGATGTAAGCTCGAGAGAATTTAAGTCTCTTGTGTGGACCTGAGAGGTCTTCGTAATCCACGACTGATATATTCGGAACGCTGTTCATGatctcgtcttcatcatACTCTCGAGGGTCAAGACCCATatcttcaagctcttggtCTGTTCGAGCTTCACGTTTGACAGCTTCTTCCAGACGTTCCCGCAGACCATCAGTCAACATCTGTAGTTCTCGCTCCGGGGCGTTGATAAGCTCATCCCTAGCTGAGGGTCGAGCCCGAGAAGGAGCCCGAGGGATAGCCATCGGCCGAGGGTTGGTAGCAGTCTGCGGGATGTTGGAAGCTGCTGCTTGTATGTTAGCACCATGAGGAACAGGCTGAGCTGGGTTATTGGCAGTTGGCTGTGCATTCAAGGCACCAGGGGGTGCATTGTTCGTCGGGGTTGGCCCGCCACCTGGAGGAGGCGGGTTGGAAGACATAGCGAATGTCAAATAAAATGGATCAAAATCGAATTGTTCCAAAGGAACGCATCAGAATAGTGAAAATATTGGTGGTGACCGGATAGGGAATGAAGATGGTGTTGCGAAGAGAAAGAATTGGGTGCACTGTTGGTGAGCATCAGAAAAAGTTGCCAGGCAACCacattaaagaaataaaaggAATAGAAATGCAAACACCAACAATAGCCAGGCGAAGGGTCACTAGTTGTGtggtaataaaaaaaagcatTGATGCTCGACGCCGAACGGCAGTGCTTGCCAGCTGTCTGGCAGTGTCAGGCACCGCAATGTATCAAGCACTGCCCCCTCACTTCAAGTCAGACGTAAGTAGTGAATACAgcattttttattaagatgGGTAAATGGTCTGATGTACAAATCTGCGTCTTTTTTCCGTCTCGAATTTCACTGGGCTCGTACATCTTGCGCTAGGATATATTGCTTCTCATCGTCGGTGGCTCGCTGTCTTTCGTGCCACCGCTTATAGAGCTGCTGCGTCTCCTCATCCTATGAAGACCGGAACTTCAGCACGAACTTCCACCTCACCTATCGGTCGAGCTCATCGACAGGCAAGTCGCCGTCGTCCTTACCCACAATGGACTCGGCTACCTTCCAGATCTGCAACAGATTGTCTTCCGCAGCACTTGCCACGAGCCAGGGCTCATTGGGGTTCCAGCTGAAATCAGCAAGATGGTTCGTGTGGCCACCGTGCATAAATAGCCTGTTGGATGTTAGCTTCTGTATCATGATTACGAGTGCTATCCGTGTAGTCAAACATACAATTCAGGGGGGCCATCATCCTGATCATCGGGCAATTGCTCTTCGCCAACCCTTGAAAGGTCCCAGAAGATGATTCTTCGGTCGTAACTGGCACTTCCCAAGATACCAGCTTCAGTAGGGTGCCATGCTAGAGATGTGACAGCATCGTTGTGGCCCTCCAGAGTGTGCACCTTCTCCTTTACATTTCTGAGATCCCAGATGCCGATTGTCTTGTCGGCCGAAGCAGTAGCCACAAGCACCTCCGAGTTGGGATTGAAAGCCAGAGCGTTGATTGCATCAAGGTGGCCGCGCTTAGCGACAACTGCTGCCTTGTTGGTCTCACTGTGTCGTACATCCACAATTTGAAGGGTCTGATCGTCGGATACGGAACCGATAAAGTTCTTGGAGATTGGGTGGTATTGTACATCGTTGACAATCTGGGTATGGTGCCTGTAGGTGCGAGAAGGGTTGAGAATTCTTGAGTCGGCCTTCAGGGTCTTCAAGTCCCTGCAGTGTGTAAGCTAGTTGTTCTGGATATCAGTTGCGGGTACTTACCAGAGACGCATGGTAGTATCCTCACTGCCTGACGCTAAGCAGCCTTCCTCATGAGGGTTCCAGTTCAAGCCAAAACCTTCGGCCTCGTGTCCGACCAGTTCAATTTGGGCATTGACCTTTCCAGTCGAGGTAGGGTCGAGAGGGTGCTTCGTTCGATCAAAGATGAGGATCTTGCCGTCGATGCAAAGGGTCGCAAGGATATCGGGGTTCTGAGGTTGATATCGGGCCTTGTTAACTTCTCCAGGATGCTCAATCCTCTGAACAATGTCGCACTTGATGGCGGCGACATCTCCAGACTTGCCATAACCGCCGATCTCGCCTCGTTCCTCATCATAGTCGTCGGGGTTAGGCGCCACTGTCCTGGGAATCTGAACGTCGGCGATCTGTAGGTAGTTGGGGCTCTCATCAGAGGTATGTGTGCCAAGCAGGAGGCGGTGAATTTTGTAGTTCTTGCCCTCGGGCTTCTTGACATCGGGGAACCACTGGACTGTGAGGGTAGGCCAAGTGAGGGCCGTACTAAAGGTAAAGTTAGATTGACTTTTCGGTCATAGTTTAAGGTTGCGACTTACCCTAGAATCATGTCGTACAGAAAAGGGCTGTTCTTCTTCCATGTCTTGTACTCTTTTGAACATTAGCCTCTGGACAGCATTGTCGTCCCTTGTAGCTGGTGCATACCTTCGTTAATGAGGCGCTCTCCTTggtcatcctcttcatcatggATCATGTCGACTATGACTGCGTAAGTAAATCTGTTTTCAAGTTTGTCGTCTTGATTCGCATGTAGGCGCACGCAAATCCAGGTACAAGCCGACTTACCGTCCATGTCGTGCTCGGCGGACTGAGCAGGTGCCATGATgggcttttttattataagagcTTGTATTTGAAGGACTCAGGCCAAAACAAATGGGGAATTTGCGGTCAAGTGGACGATGTTGATAACAGATCGTTGGTGGAACAAAAGTGAGTCTGCGCGCGGCTGAGAATAAAGCAAGTCGCAACGCGTTGATGCGCAAAAGGCTGAAAAGGCGCGTTAAGTGACGAAATGCTCACACCCATAGCAACCGCAAGCAACCGCTGCGCCACAGGGGAAGTGGGAGAAGCTGTGGCTTAAGGATGTCTTCCCCACAAATTGCACATCTCTTTAGTCTGACAATTGACTTTGAAcaggcctcagggtatcaaaaACGCTGGGCACCTGAGGCAtcaaagacgaaattaatgAGTCAGTTTGTTCCGATTAAATCCTATTCTTAGgttacttatttttgtaccctgaATTTCAGAGCTAGACTTTTCTGTTGCCCACCGGGCAGGGTGGCGGGCTTCTCAGGTGGAGAAAGGTACCCGCTAAGTACTTGAACCCAGCATTGCTCTGCATAATATACAGCGTATCTATGATGTACACCAGGAACCCCTCCATGAATCGAGTTCCTGCCAGGTTGAGGTCCCCACCTTGTCAGTCCAGCTACTCTCAAGTTCCATGACTGCTGGATTTCCATCTTGACGATAACACGATTCGTCGCAAACTTTACCTTTCCTGCCTCCTGAACCCTCCCAGAACCCGACGAACTCCTACGACGCCGTTCATTTCTTATTGGTATTGTAGGGAGCGCTTGGTACCTCGTCTCGCATCATATTGCAGTATTGTTGTCTTCGGTTTGTTGGCGCCACGTTGAGTCACCATCCGATCTTGTCTTTGATCCTGTTGCCATAGGATTTTCTACGTTTTGCGCCCAGTTTTTAGGGGCGACCTGGAGTTTATCAGCTCCCTTTTCAGATCACTTTCGCATTTTTGAATCCTTGCGTGGACTGGAAACTGTCCACTGTCTTTCAACATGGGGTACGCTCTTCCTATTACTCTTCTCAAGTTTCACAAGCTGACTCTTCTCGTCACAGTGTCCCCAAGTTCTTCAGATGGCTTTCCGAACGATATCCGGCCATCTCCCAGCTCATTGCGGAGAACCGAATACCCGAGTTCGACTGTCTATACGTCCGTTGCCTCAACACCACCTTGCTCCTATATACTGACCGTCACTTAGCTCGACATGAATGGTATCATTCACAACTGTACCCACAAGGATGCAGGTGAGGATGTGTCCTTCCGTCTTAGCGAGGAAGAAATGTTTATTCGCATATTCAATTACATTGAACATTTGTTTGGAAAAATCAAGCCTAAACAGCTGTTCTTCATGGCTATTGATGGTGTTGCACCTCGAGCCAAGATGAACCAACAACGTTCCCGGCGTTTTCGAACAGCCCTTGATGCTGAGAAGGCCCGTGACAAGGCCATCAGCGAAGGCGTCGAAATCCCCAAGGAGGAACCATTCGACAGCAATTGTATTACCCCGGGTACCGAGTTCATGGCCAAACTATCTCAGCAATTGCGATACTTTGTCAACAAGAAGGTATCCGAAGACACTGACTGGCAAGGATGCGAGATTGTTCTATCCGGCCACGAAGTCCCTGGTGAGGGAGAACACAAGATCATGGAATACATTCGAAATGCCAAGGCCCAGCCCAACTACAACCACAATGTCCGGCACTGTCTTTACGGCCTTGATGCCGATCTGATCATGCTTGGCCTTCTCAGTCATGATCCCCATTTCTGTCTCCTCCGAGAAGAGGTAACGTTTGGACGGGCTTCTAAGACGAAATCCAAAGAGCTTGAACATCAGAACTtttatcttcttcatctctgcaTTGTGAGAGAGTATCTAGAGATGGAATTTCAGGAGCTTGGGGAGGAAGGAGCTCTCAGTTTCCCATTTGACCTCGAAAGAGTTATCGACGACTTTATCTTGATGGCGTTCTTTGTCGGAAATGATTTCTTGCCGAATTTGCCTAGCTTGCACATCAACGAGGGTGCGTTGGCCAACATGTTCCGAATCTACAAATCTATTCTTCCAAAATGCGGTGGGTATATCAACGAGAACGGAGTTATCAACATGGAACGACTGCAGCGACTGCTGGGCGAATTGTCCAAGACCGAGATTGATGCGTTCGAGGCCGATGTTTCAGATGAGAAGTGGTTTGCATCAAAGCAGATGGAAAAGAGACTTGAAGACAAGAATGCCGAAACAAAGGCACCAAAGGGAGGTCAGCTTGTCCTCACTTCGGCGCAGCGCGACCTATGGAAGCAAAAGATTCGGCCGTACATCTCAAAGCGTTCAGACGAGCCCCTAGATCTCGGCGCCAGTCTAAAGGCTGCCGACCGCAAGTTTGTTCAGGATTTGGCAGACTCGATGCATCTACAATGGTCTACTAAAGAGGACGACGAGGGTCACCGCCATCTAATTGTTTCGTTCCCACCTAAGGAtaacgacgacgacgacgaagatgacgaggaggaagaaggtAACCTTGCGGCTTACCGAGTAATGAAGACTTATGACAAGGCTTTGGTCATTGATTTGACAGCCGAAGATGCCCAGAAACAGTATGAGAAGCTATACCAAGATAAGTACCAGGGCTGGAAGACAAAGTATTATCTCCAGAAATTCGAGGAGTGGGCTCCCGACAACTACGACAAGGAGCTCACAGCCCTCTGTGAGAACTACGTCCAAGGTCTACAATGGGTCTTGTACTACTACTACCGTGGTATTGCTTCGTGGCCTTGGTTCTACGGATACCACTATGCACCTCTTATTTCAGGTGAGTTGACTTTACAATGCTTAGTCTAGAACGTATGGCTAACCTGAGACAGATGTTATTAAGGGCGTCGGCGCAGACTTAAACTTCAAAAAGGGCCAGCCTTTCTTGCCCTATGAACAGCTCATGGGTGTCTTGCCCGATAGAAGTAAAAAGATTGTCCCCAAGGTTTACCACGACCTCATGACCAACCCGGATTCACCCATCGTTGATTTCTATCCCCGCGACTTTGAGCTGGACATGAACGGAAAGAAGATGGATTGGGAGGCAGTCATCAAGATTCCCTTCATTGACGAGAAACGCCTATTGGACGCCATGGGGCCCAAAAACGACTTGTTGGAGCCTGATGAAAAGGCACGAAACGGATTTGGTGTGCCCCTCAAATTCACATATTCGCCCGAGGTCGACTTCGTTTACCCTTCCCCATTGCCCGGTGTTTTCCCCGAGATCCAAAACTGTCGCTGCATCGAGAACATATTCGATCTTCCTGATGTGGAAGGACTTGAATACTTGTCAGGATTGACTAGTGGTGCTCTGCTGAACGTCGATGCTTTGGCTGGCTTTCCTTCCCTCCACACTCTCCCATATACCGCACAACTTGTCGAACATTATGGCGTCAATGTATTCCAGGCAGATAGCAGAAACCCAAGTGTCTGTGTTACTCTGACTGGGATAGAGAATCGCACCAAGATCGAAACCTGGAAGTCGAAACTTGGCCAGCGATGCTACGTGGGATACCCATTCCTCCAGGAAGCCAAGGTCATCAAAGTGCAGGATGAGCTCTTCAGCTACGAATTGGCCGACAATGGGAAAGATGTCATCACAAGAGACCACAACAACCGGGAGGCTGCCGACTGGGCCAAGGAAGCTGATCACATCGAAAATTGGCACGCCAAGCGACTTGCAATCACCATAGGGCAAGTCGAGTGTTTGGTATATGTCCATATGCTCAAGGGTCTCATTCGTACGGAGGAGGGTGCCCTGACCAAGGAGTACGCCGAAAATCCCAGCCTCAGAAGTACATATGCTGCGCAGACCATCGTTGACGAAGTGGTCAATGAAGACGAACGATTCATTGAAAAGGAGGCGTTGCCCATTGAAGAAGAATTTCCTCGAGGCACTCGTGCATTTTTCCTTGGCGACTACGCTTATGGCCGTCCCCTTGAAGTTGCCGCTCACACAGGCAACAAGGCGGAGGTCGTCGTCTCAGTCCTCAAAAACAAGGAGCAGGATTTCGCAAAGCAGATCATCTATCAAGCCGAACGCTCCAATCCTTATACCCCGTCATTCGCTGTCGCTAAGCAGCTGGGTATTCACCCTCTCGTTCTGAGCA is part of the Fusarium poae strain DAOMC 252244 chromosome 4, whole genome shotgun sequence genome and encodes:
- a CDS encoding hypothetical protein (BUSCO:21464at5125) encodes the protein MSSNPPPPGGGPTPTNNAPPGALNAQPTANNPAQPVPHGANIQAAASNIPQTATNPRPMAIPRAPSRARPSARDELINAPERELQMLTDGLRERLEEAVKREARTDQELEDMGLDPREYDEDEIMNSVPNISVVDYEDLSGPHKRLKFSRAYIDGMFGGVDPYEADKKKDEVNELTLSLKHASLDMISALCINLELAIEIGKHLRPQDIVNLYIASRSFRSAINGHMLSCIRMWIDSKSPEAGKVFHWKLYGKMLIRDPQDRKSAVNDAQHLEARWNSVKLNPKGTRLIPGFRYLKMVLSRECCCREILAMMARMGFLMPESMYGTLLRLWVLMEISTTRQRQLFLRNEKYWTDQHLYNVQFFLVKLAMAFNHPFFHPIKLDMVHLMMGQKGLHPLWQLLMKQRYTNLSELMELKTRYDLRFPRSVWTNILLHDHPKAYNVPLRQVGLGHMEGWGKGFRHLSRPDELLPIEAVYRGLDLEKHISQMVIWGYIDFETGENIVPTEDDMYISDEEEKLGRVDTSYFWQRKHALKKRWNELSPEVQEEIKEDDNDERLRGMAWSTEGQYNWRGEWESASESDSDDDREYDINEEIERGYRLPSLFGKHPKKADANKDDGTREESPLATFGENTEEWNATITELFINSNPQVTRAQWDEAKAWHDYMEDGNSGPYPTGPGHENELTFSQTYAQELAQNQLVIAESRRNENEADDEDEDEDDEDEEYDESDEDEDGESEDEGNDDDLIINGQ
- the HAT2 gene encoding Histone acetyltransferase type B subunit 2 (BUSCO:20120at5125), coding for MAPAQSAEHDMDVDMIHDEEDDQGERLINEEYKTWKKNSPFLYDMILGTALTWPTLTVQWFPDVKKPEGKNYKIHRLLLGTHTSDESPNYLQIADVQIPRTVAPNPDDYDEERGEIGGYGKSGDVAAIKCDIVQRIEHPGEVNKARYQPQNPDILATLCIDGKILIFDRTKHPLDPTSTGKVNAQIELVGHEAEGFGLNWNPHEEGCLASGSEDTTMRLWDLKTLKADSRILNPSRTYRHHTQIVNDVQYHPISKNFIGSVSDDQTLQIVDVRHSETNKAAVVAKRGHLDAINALAFNPNSEVLVATASADKTIGIWDLRNVKEKVHTLEGHNDAVTSLAWHPTEAGILGSASYDRRIIFWDLSRVGEEQLPDDQDDGPPELLFMHGGHTNHLADFSWNPNEPWLVASAAEDNLLQIWKVAESIVGKDDGDLPVDELDR